A single window of Selenomonas sputigena DNA harbors:
- a CDS encoding glutaredoxin family protein, protein MVKVYSITQCPWCDKVKKYLKSKNIAYEEHNIEEDEAARKECKAISGDLIVPVTTVNGKDFVVSFDKAKLDAILGI, encoded by the coding sequence ATGGTAAAGGTCTATTCCATCACGCAGTGCCCTTGGTGCGACAAGGTCAAAAAGTATCTGAAGTCGAAGAACATCGCCTACGAGGAGCACAACATCGAAGAGGACGAGGCGGCGCGCAAGGAGTGCAAGGCCATTTCGGGCGATCTCATCGTGCCGGTGACGACGGTCAACGGCAAGGACTTCGTCGTGAGCTTCGACAAGGCGAAGCTCGATGCGATTCTCGGTATATAA